The following DNA comes from Poecilia reticulata strain Guanapo linkage group LG5, Guppy_female_1.0+MT, whole genome shotgun sequence.
AAGAgtattatgtatatttttgtttttccttttgcttaCACTTGATTTTTTATCAAGAAATGTATGTaacaatatatacatttcttgtCAAACGCATGtgtaaggaaaaacaaaaaaaaatctatataatccggcttttatttttaaatatgtcagttttggtcctccatacgAATCATCAGATACAGATGTCCAATCATGATTTTCTCCTGAAATCAAAGCACATCTGGAGGAAGGTCTGGCTCACCTGGAGCGATCATAATCTCGTTCTTCTTGGAGCGAACCCGCAGGAAGGTGAGGTCGTTCTGCGGGTCGATGTCTCTCAGGGTGCTCCTGGCCTTCATCACCAGCTGGTGGATCAAGGCCGAGTACTGCACCGTGCTCTGGTTGTCCAGGGTAGACTTGACAGGAATTCCTGGAAGGAACATTTGCAAATCAAACATGTAATTAGATTACAGAGTTGTGCATCCAGTGCAGCATTT
Coding sequences within:
- the LOC103464282 gene encoding dynein light chain roadblock-type 1, whose product is MAEVEETLKRIQSQKGVQGIIIVNSEGIPVKSTLDNQSTVQYSALIHQLVMKARSTLRDIDPQNDLTFLRVRSKKNEIMIAPDKDYFLIVIQNPSA